Proteins encoded together in one Cicer arietinum cultivar CDC Frontier isolate Library 1 chromosome 4, Cicar.CDCFrontier_v2.0, whole genome shotgun sequence window:
- the LOC101491240 gene encoding mediator of RNA polymerase II transcription subunit 23 isoform X2, whose protein sequence is MDQSQNQRTVASTTTSSRSFQFHPARVPILDLFNLYLGLGRNSRNKSDDPLREPPNKTQKRVHAINREVPPPNEQFIIDFEQLQTQFPDHEQLRSVTEAILISLVVQCSGHGPRSDFLLFVLRSLCGIGCINWDTFLPSLLSSVSSAELPVGQMSQAVSTVTSSSLSQSGMLPPPNTIANSSNFQSSNPASPLTSVHTIGSPAQSSIEPLSCAALSPVKSSDISSNGQQSKLRGSPSVRNNDISNSSLRQLCCKIILTGLEFSLKPVTYAEIFHHMLNWLVNWDQRQQGVDESDILKSWRSGRAVIAWLHSCLDVIWLLVDEGKCRVPFYELLRSDLQFIENIPDDEALFTLILEIHRRRDMMAMHMQMLDQHLHCPTFGTQRILNQTTPTISESAHLRLAAISYLSVLGEPLHGEETAISVQKGSLDWERAVRCIRHALRSAPSPDWWRRVLVLAPCYRLLSQGTTAGAVFSSEMICEATIDRIVELLKLTNSEINCWQDWLVFSDIFYFLTKSGCIDFVDFVDKLVSRLTEGDHHILKTNHVTWLLAQIIRIELVMNALNSDSRKVETTRKVLSFHREDRSSDPNSPQSILLDFVSSCQNLRIWSLNTSTREYLNNEQLQKGKQIDEWWRQASKGDRMMDYMNMDERSVGMFWVVTYTMAQPACETVMNWLTSAGVIDLLPATNLQPAERLVATREVSPLPMSLLSGFSLNLCLKLSYQMEDSLFSGQVVPSIAMVETYTRLLLIAPHSLFRSHFNHLVQKSPSMLSKPGVTLLLLEILNYRLLPLYRYQGKSKTLMYDVTKIISALRVKRGDHRVFRLAENLCLNLIFSLRDFFLVKREGKGPTEFTETLNRVTVITLAILIKTRGITDADHLLYLQNMLEQIMATSLHTWSEKTLRHFPSVLREALSGRQDKRSLAIQAWQQAETTVIHQCTQLLSPSADPSYVNTYINHSFPQHRQYLCAGALILMHGHAENINSGNLGRVLREFSPEEVTSNIYTMVDVMLHHMQIELQQGHLIQDLMLKACASLAFFVWTNELLPLDILLLALIDRDDDPHALRIVISLLDMPDLQQRVKLFCLTRGHPEHWLYTGVFKRVELQKALGNHLSWKDRYPVFFDDIAARLLPIIPLIIYRLIENDAMDTAERLLALYSPFLAYYPLRFTFVRDILAYFYGHLPGKLIVRILYVLDFSKIPFSESFPQQMSSSNPAMCPPLDYFTTLLLGIVNNVIPPLHNNSKSGCIGDASNSTLRTAQNKPPIVSQSGPANVSEGQKAFYQIQDPGTYTQLVLETAVIEILSLPVSASQIVQSLVQIVVNIQPTLIQSSNSLHSSSNGVGQSSVLPTSPSGGSTDSLGASRSTPSVSGVNTTNFASRSGYTSQQLSCLLIQACGLLLAQLPSDFHVQLYSETTRIIKENWWLTDMKRSLAEIDSAVGYALLDPTWAAQDNTSTAIVSS, encoded by the exons ATGGATCAATCTCAGAATCAGAGAACAGTTgcatcaacaacaacatcatcGCGTTCTTTTCAATTCCACCCCGCTCGAGTACCAATTCTCGATCTCTTCAACCTCTACTTAGGACTTGGA AGAAACAGTCGTAACAAATCCGATGACCCGCTCCGTGAACCACC GAACAAAACGCAAAAACGCGTGCACGCCATTAACAGAGAGGTTCCACCGCCGAATGAGCAATTCATTATAGATTTTGAGCAACTTCAGACTCAGTTTCCT GACCATGAGCAATTGCGTTCTGTGACAGAAGCTATTCTTATATCACTGGTTGTACAGTGTAGTGGTCATGGACCGCGATCagactttcttctttttgttttgcgGAGCTTGTGTGGTATTGGGTGCATTAACTGGGACACCTTTCTTCCGTCCCTTCTTTCTTCAGTTTCTTCGGCTGAATTACCGGTTGGTCAAATGAGTCAAGCGGTGTCAACAGTTACCTCTTCTAGCTTATCACAGTCGGGAATGCTGCCTCCTCCAAACACAATTGCTAATTCTTCTAATTTCCAATCTTCAAATCCTGCATCTCCATTGACTTCTGTTCATACTATTGGGTCCCCTGCACAGTCATCTATTGAGCCGCTGTCTTGTGCAGCTTTATCTCCAGTAAAATCATCTGATATTTCCTCCAATGGACAACAATCTAAACTAAGAGGTAGCCCATCTGTCAGAAATAATGATATTAGTAACAGTAGCCTTCGCCAGCTATGTTGCAAGATTATTTTAACTGGTCTTGAGTTCAGTTTAAAACCTGTGACGTATGCTGAAATCTTTCACCATATGCTGAATTGGCTGGTGAATTGGGACCAGAGACAACAGGGAGTTGATGAATCTGATATTCTAAAATCATGGAGATCTGGCAGAGCCGTAATTGCATGGCTACATAGTTGCTTGGATGTGATCTGGCTTTTAGTTGACGAGGGAAAATGTCGAGTCCCCTTTTATGAATTATTACGTAGTGATTTGCAATTCATAGAGAATATACCTGATGATGAAGCATTATTTACACTTATCTTGGAGATCCACAGGAGACGAGATATGATGGCTATGCACATGCAAATGTTAGACCAGCATCTTCATTGCCCTACATTTGGCACTCAGCGGATCCTGAATCAGACAACACCTACAATTTCAGAAAGTGCACATCTGCGACTAGCAGCGATCTCATATTTAAGTGTACTTGGAGAACCATTGCACGGAGAG GAAACTGCAATATCTGTTCAGAAGGGAAGTTTGGACTGGGAGAGAGCCGTCCGTTGCATCAGACATGCTCTCCGTTCTGCACCTTCACCTGATTGGTGGAGACGGGTACTGGTACTGGCTCCTTGCTACAGGCTTTTATCTCAGGGGACTACCGCTGGTGCTGTTTTTTCTTCAGAGATGATCTGTGAGGCAACTATTGATAGAATCGTCGAACTATTGAAATTAACAAATTCAG AGATAAATTGCTGGCAGGACTGGCTTGTCTTCTctgatattttctattttcttacgAAAAGTGGGTGcattgattttgttgattttgtggACAAGCTGGTGTCACGTCTTACAGAGGGTGATCATCATATACTTAAGACCAATCACGTGACTTGGCTGCTTGCACAGATAATTCGAATTGAGCTGGTCATGAATGCTTTGAATTCAGATTCTAGAAAG GTGGAGACAACTAGAAAGGTTTTATCATTTCATCGAGAAGACAGAAGTTCGGATCCTAATAGTCCTCAAAGTATCTTGCTTGATTTTGTAAGCAGTTGTCAAAATTTACGtatatggtcactgaacacatCAACCAGAGAATACCTGAATAACGAACAGCTTCAAAAAGGAAAGCAAATCGATGAATGGTGGAGACAAGCTAGCAAAG GAGACCGAATGATGGATTATATGAATATGGATGAACGCTCAGTAGGGATGTTTTGGGTTGTGACCTACACAATGGCACAACCTGCTTGTGAAACAGTAATGAATTGGTTAACTTCTGCTGGAGTTATTGACTTGCTACCAGCAACAAATCTACAACCAGCGGAGAGATTAGTGGCTACACGAGAAGTGAGCCCATTGCCCATGTCATTGTTATCTGGGTTTTCACTGAACTTATGTTTGAAGCTGTCTTATCAAATGGAAGATTCTCTGTTTTCTGGGCag GTTGTACCCAGCATTGCAATGGTTGAAACTTATACTAGATTGCTGCTTATTGCGCCTCATTCACTATTTCGTTCGCATTTCAAT CATTTGGTGCAAAAAAGTCCTTCTATGTTGAGCAAGCCTGGTGTAACACTTTTGTTGCTTGAGATATTGAACTACCGACTACTTCCACTTTACAG GTATCAGGGAAAAAGCAAAACCTTGATGTATGACGTTACAAAGATAATTTCTGCTCTAAGAGTAAAACGAGGAGATCATCGAGTATTTAGATTAGCTGAAAATCTGTGCCTGAATCTTATATTCTCATTGAGAGATTTCTTCTTGGTTAAAAGGGAAGGAAAG GGCCCAACGGAATTTACTGAAACTTTGAACCGAGTGACGGTTATTACACTTGCTATACTTATCAAGACTCGTGGGATTACAGATGCTGATCACCTGCTTTATCTCCAAAACATGTTGGAACAAATAATGGCAACCAGCCTACATACATGGTCAGAAAAAACACTGCGACACTTCCCGTCTGTTTTGCGTGAAGCATTGAGTGGTCGACAAGATAAAAGGAGCCTTGCAATCCAAGCATGGCAGCAG GCAGAAACAACTGTTATACACCAGTGCACCCAGCTTCTTTCACCTTCGGCAGATCCTAGTTATGTTAATACCTATATCAACCATAGTTTCCCTCAGCATAGACAGTATTTGTGTGCTGGTGCATTGATATTAATGCACGGGCATGCGGAAAACATTAACAGTGGAAACCTG GGACGCGTGCTGCGGGAATTTTCTCCAGAAGAAGTGACATCTAACATTTACACAATGGTTGATGTTATGCTTCATCATATGCAAATAGAGCTTCAACAAGGACACTTGATACAG GACCTTATGTTAAAAGCCTGTGCAAGCCTTGCCTTTTTTGTTTGGACAAATGAGTTACTTCCTTTGGATATCTTGCTTCTTGCACTTATTGACCGAGATGATGATCCACATGCTTTGCGTATTGTG ATTAGTTTGCTTGATATGCCAGACCTTCAGCAGAGAGTAAAACTCTTTTGTTTAACTCGTGGGCACCCTGAACATTGGCTTTACACAGGAGTATTCAAACGGGTTGAATTACAAAAGGCTCTCGGAAATCACCTTTCGTGGAAGGATAG GTATCCCGTGTTCTTTGATGATATTGCAGCACGTTTGCTTCCAATCATCCCCTTAATTATTTACAGACTTATTGAAAATGATGCAATGGACACAGCAGAAAGACTACTGGCCCTATATTCTCCGTTTCTTGCTTATTACCCTCTAAGATTTACATTTGTTCGTGATATACTGGCATATTTCTATGGTCATCTTCCTGGAAAGCTCATTGTTCGAATACTCTATGTACTTGACTTCAGTAAG ATTCCCTTTTCAGAGTCATTCCCACAGCAAATGAGTTCGTCAAATCCTGCCATGTGCCCTCCTCTGGACTATTTTACGACTCTATTATTGGGAATAGTAAATAATGTAATTCCTCCGTTACACAACAATTCAAAATCTGGATGCATAGGAGATGCATCAAACAGCACACTGCGAACTGCGCAGAACAAGCCACCAATAGTATCTCAGTCTGGACCAGCAAATGTTTCTGAGGGCCAAAAGGCATTCTACCAAATTCAGGATCCTGGCACATATACTCAGCTGGTTCTTGAGACCGCTGTCATTGAAATACTTTCCCTTCCTGTATCTGCCTCTCAGATAGTACAATCACTTGTTCAAATTGTTGTTAACATACAACCAACATTGATCCAGTCCAGCAATTCTCTCCACAGCTCGTCAAATGGTGTTGGGCAAAGTTCAGTATTACCAACATCACCTTCAGGGGGAAGCACAGATTCCTTAGGTGCAAGTAGATCAACTCCTTCAGTTTCTGGAGTAAATACCACTAACTTTGCTTCGCGTAGTGGTTATACATCTCAACAACTGTCTTGCTTGTTGATCCAAGCTTGTGGCCTCCTTTTGGCTCAGCTTCCTTCTGATTTTCATGTGCAACTTTACTCGGAGACGACACGTATAATAAAAGAGAACTGGTGGCTTACAGATATGAAAAGGTCGCTTGCGGAAATAGACTCTGCTGTTGGCTATGCTTTGTTAGATCCGACGTGGGCTGCACAGGACAATACCTCAACAGCCATAG TGTCTAGCTAA